Proteins found in one Planctomycetia bacterium genomic segment:
- a CDS encoding YdjY domain-containing protein produces MLRSRNVENLSTVPLGRAALVFLLLCGAATWAQAQERPEEKPDVKSLILPPGDTEGLKLLEPESQVWLDQEKKRLVMAGRICLREGQLEMFACLAGTKEHESVVAVEAKAYVVHAALLACGAEAGKPVQFQPTFRPASGTEVAIDIYWRDKQGELQTAKAQDWVRDIRTQKEMTQNWVFAGSGFWTDDKTGQKFYLAEDGDFICVSNFASAMLDLPTESSQSAGSLLFEAFKDRIPEQGTPVTMVLTPKVEKNKDAAKKPVKKPVTKPAS; encoded by the coding sequence ATGTTGCGCAGCCGAAATGTGGAAAACTTGTCGACAGTTCCGCTGGGCCGTGCGGCTTTGGTTTTTTTGCTGCTGTGCGGTGCGGCCACCTGGGCCCAGGCGCAAGAACGCCCTGAGGAAAAGCCTGATGTGAAGAGCCTGATTTTGCCGCCCGGCGACACCGAAGGCTTGAAGCTACTGGAACCGGAAAGCCAGGTCTGGCTCGATCAGGAAAAGAAGCGGCTGGTGATGGCGGGACGGATTTGTCTGCGCGAGGGGCAATTGGAAATGTTTGCCTGCCTGGCCGGCACGAAGGAACACGAATCGGTCGTGGCCGTGGAGGCGAAGGCCTATGTCGTGCATGCGGCGCTGTTGGCCTGCGGCGCCGAGGCCGGTAAGCCGGTGCAGTTTCAGCCAACGTTTCGGCCGGCGTCGGGGACGGAGGTGGCCATCGACATTTATTGGCGCGACAAACAAGGAGAACTGCAGACGGCCAAAGCGCAAGACTGGGTTCGCGATATTCGTACGCAAAAGGAAATGACCCAGAACTGGGTGTTCGCCGGGAGCGGCTTCTGGACCGACGACAAGACAGGACAGAAATTCTATCTGGCCGAGGACGGCGATTTTATTTGCGTCTCCAACTTCGCGAGCGCGATGTTGGACCTGCCGACGGAGAGTTCCCAGTCGGCGGGCTCACTGCTGTTCGAGGCGTTCAAGGATCGCATTCCGGAGCAAGGGACGCCGGTGACGATGGTGCTGACGCCGAAAGTAGAGAAGAATAAGGACGCCGCGAAGAAGCCGGTGAAGAAGCCCGTGACGAAACCGGCTTCGTAA